The genomic DNA TCAAAGCGGGGATTCCAAACCTGATCTTTACGGTTTTGGGACAAAAAGGACGAATGACATTACGGAATCAGAGAAAGAAACGTTCGATAATAACGAGAAAGAGTTTTCTCCGTCACAACTGAGAAGATCGTTATTCACAAAATTCGTTTGAACAATTAGTTTGTTGCTGATGTTTTTGCATAGCTTGCATcacgtttcaaatttcatgctATCATGCTGATAAGTTTAAGGGTGAActcatatttatatttatatcaatATAGGAACAATTATAGTTGAGAGAAAAAGgctttttagaaaaaattgtacatggatataaaaaattaatttattattttgtcaTATGTAAGATACGAAAGCTAAGAATAATCACACTgattatgtatacgtatattatacaaaaagcAAGTCACAATTACATGATTTCATCACACTTTTCATAACTTATGACTGCCACACACTAGTTACATACGTGATATCACATTTAGATTCGAATATACCTACCTTTCAAATCAATAATCTCATCCCTTTTCGAATCAGATTTATTCTCCCGTAAATAAGGAATGCAACCCCTCAAAACTCCCTTAGATAAAAGAGGTTCATAGCTGAAACCTTTCCTTAATGTATCGGTAACGCAAAATCAATCTTCGCTTATTTCGCAGTTACTTGCGAcaaagattttaatttttgcacgaatacggatcaaaaatttttcggtagTCTCATGGTTTGGGTTTGATACGATCTTGTGACCTGTTCCATAAAGTATCGGCTAGAATGAAATTAGTGGGTCCGTTTTACTTCGTTAAAACAATCAGAGGCGGCTTTGTCACACCAATTGTCAGGATATGTTTCGATTTGATTTATGCAAGAACATTCGCTTCCATCTATTCACTACATCAAGGATAAATACTGGAACGAACCTGGAGATGTAATTTTTCGGTAAAATATTCACCTTTTTTTGTATGAAAGAAGAAGTTTAGACAAGTCCCTTCTCGTAacgaagtttttttcgaaaatccgtTCCTCCTATTCAATACTTCAACTTGAACATCTGTGCTTATTCACTCTACGTTCTTATCAATAGAGGACACAGTAAAATTTGAGAGTGCATCATACTTACTGTACGATATCACAGTAACGTCTGAATTTAGAGAAATAATAGCGATaatgacaaaaaagaaaaaattctttttcaccaACAGAGATAGTGAATCCGAGAACGCTCCGGAGCTTTCGGCAAAGCAGCATCCTGAAATTTCTGGCAGTCCAGTATGCGGTGCACTCACAGAAACtcatttcacttttcaatcgtaactattttttttaaacagaattGTAATTACATACTCCTGCACACTGTGCATTTACCAGATTATATTGTATAGGTACAGATTATTGGTCTTATAATCGATGTAAACAAACTCGCCGCTGTGATCGAGCGAAGGCGAAGCTCGGATTACTAACATTGATTACAAAAGGTCGGATTAGCTTATCTGTGTGTATGTACTGTTTCTGAGTGTTTATGTTGCTGTCTTCTCGGTGTGACTGTCCCGATAGCTCAGTTCTGCCGAAACGTGCGAGAGTGAAGATCGGGAAATTGAGTAATACGGAATGTGACGATACAGTGCTAATAACAATCCTTGAAGCAGCAAAAACTGTTTCTATAAACTTATTATTCGATTTCGATGATTAATATGACGTTTATagttaacttttttcaattactagTGGTGTGTTTTTgagtgagggggggggggacctTCGGCACCAATTATTAGTGcttgtttttctattattaGTGTTATTCAATACCACTTTTATCAGATCTTATCGCGAAGTTACCACAACTTGTGTCAAAAAATAGTACACATAACTCGAGCGGACAGGTAACCCTGCACTTGGCACGTAATGTACTATTACTATTCTTGTTTTGAGGAACCATATCATAGTGATTTGGCAGTGAAAATTCGTGACTTCTTTCGACGAAGAATACGCTAAGCCGACATTGGTGAGTCTGGAATTTATTATTCGCTCGTTTATTCACATCATCGTTACATTTCACGCTTCTGCTATAGCAAAATCGACGATGcgcaaattttttgaacacaTTGAATTATCCCATATGATCATAGATATTTTATGGAGAATGAAGTTAGCTGCAATCGCTGAATAAATTCGTGACTTGACTTCGGAAAAAGACGTTTTCATTCAAACTCTTATACAGTAAGAATTTTATTCTAGTCAGGTAATTGGGGTTCTAGAACAGTAGCAGAGCGAGATTAAAGTATTTGTATGCGAAATAAAAACTAtgtgatttttcataaaagttGAACATCTATTGGTATACTTGCGAAATTAACATTATTAGTCGTTTCTGCGTACGAAATGATTCACCAAAATTTACCTGTCCCCAAATGTTTGCActtgaaaggaaaaataattcgttaAGACAATTACTAATGAAAGTTAATTATTTGTTGTCCAGTCGAATTTCCACTTCGTATCGTAAATTTGCAATGAGCtcattttgtaataaattgcATTTGTGCAGCATGTTGAATTACGTACGTCATTAACCCAAATTCTTAACTATTGGCTTATGCCGGATTGTTTACAGCAGGTTggctgaataaaaaatcaacacaTATGAGTCCCTTGTCCTGTTAGCTCTATAAGATGTTGAAGATTTCGAGATAGTTTCTGAAACGTACAAATTACGTATAATTCGAACTTTGAAGCTTTATTAAGCTTGACGGACATACCTTCAAATTGGTGTCAGAATGTGGAATGAACTTGCGCTTTACAAACTGGGAATCGTGCTGAATCATGGCAGTGATTTTCCAAAGAGGGATGAGTTGTTGATAAagagtatttttgaaaattgtggtTAGCAAAATGATTATTTAGTTCTTCAAATTGTGTGACCCTCTGTACAGTACTCAGGTCACTGGTTGAAAATGGTCAAAATCTATTCCAGccactttttttcaccttcaattaaaaattagtaTACACTCGTATTCGGAAAAACTTCTTAAATAACTAAGCAATTTCCCATCTTACccaaatattttactttctcAACGCAATCAACTTTTTAACAAGTAAACAAAGAACTAGTTTccgtgataaaataattgtgGTCAATTACTAGTTGAATGATGTGAATGGgactaattttttatactggTCGAACACTAGCACATAAACCCTTGAAGAAATATCTGTCCCGATGTGGAAAGAATCTCAGGACTCGTTTTGTTTGAAAGGGAAGGTTTGGTGTACCTGTTAGCTATGAGAAATACTGGTCCTAGAGGGTTACGATTTTTTCACCGGTCACGGTGTTTTGATTTTACGGTGCAAACTTTCGTTtttggtggtaaaaaaaaatctttgtgGTTGGTGGCACCAAGCTGTGAATCTTTTTCCATAAACAATTTCGCATAAGAAAAGTACtcaagggatgaaaaaaattatgcaacatttttggtaaattatttataattcttttGCTTTTGAACATATATTTCATCGAAATCCACTGTTCAAGGGACAGCAAAAATTATCGGATTTgtcgtgaattaaaaaaaaaacaatgaattttacaaaagatattgggataagttttttttttttttttgagaaatggtcatacatttttttttttttttttttttggccatcATAAAGGCTCTTTCGTGAACGCAAATGAAGCTACATAAAAAGTCATGAACCCTCTAGGACTGGTATTTCTCATAACCGGGAAATGCACTGAACCTTCCCCttaatatcgaaatttttgtaattttctttggacatgaaaaatcgtttccGTCTGCTTTAAAGAATTAAAAGTGAACAACGTTTTGCAAAACAACCTGAAAGACGTTGGAAATGGAGTAGGCACGGAGTGCTATTCAGTATAAAAACTGAAGCTTGAAGAAATTAATGTGGTATTCAAGTGCCATACATCACATTTCGGGTGAAATTTCACAGATTTTATTGTTCAACAGCTATCAGTAACCattaacatttttatataatacatcAGTTTTGCGTGTATTGAAATGCATTGATAAGTATATACtactcattaatttttttgataaatcacTGCACAGTGCTTTACAGAATACGAGATCACTCAAACAAGTAGCACTCTTTGTTGTCTCACTCAGTTTCGTTAGCGGAAAAAGAACCTTAGCCTCTTATCATTAACGCTAATTATACCCAACAAACTGTTCAGCAAAATGGGAAATGACGTGATTTAAAtccattatatttatatgaattAAAGTATTAGATGAATCAAAGACCGCATGTGACCTGTTGATTTAGAGGATGTGAAAATCCTCTTGATTCAAAAAAGCGAAATCTAGGAGTTCAAACGAATGATTTCCAGGTCACTCAACAGACGTGAACGTATAAACCTGACATCTAGaccaatataaataaattactaaaattacaaaacttaAATTAGACATAACTATTTACCACTTATAATCTACGTATATCACTTAGCAATAAAACCTTTCGTATGTAATCGAAACTAGAGCCTTGCTTTTCACTGACAGTATGCATTATCCCTGCTGTGGGTTCGtcaaaaatgtaaatgaaGAAGTATCATCGTACATACTGTACAGATTTGGAGTTACTTCAACTCTGAGACCTTTGGCCATTGTAGGCCAAATCGTGTCCGTCGTTTACCGCACCCGTGTACACCGGATACGCAGCGCTGTTTCCGGTCAAATTGGGTCCTCCAAAAGACCTTTGCCAGCCCCCGCCATAGGATCCACTACCTCCACCCCCACCTCCATGGTGTTCCGTAGCTGTTGCGTAGATAACTTCATGCCCACCGCCTCCGCCGCTGGCCAACTTTTTGAGACCAATTATGGCGCTGATTACAAGAGCAATTTTCGCCGTTAAAAGTGCAGTTCCTGCGAGAAATGCGATCTTGCCCATTGCCAGCTGCGCCATCATACCTGAAATGAAAGGATCGTTACGTTTGATAGGGAATCTAGAAAGATGCGTACTGCACGCATCTGGATAAACAACGTATTAATTTTCGGTGAAATGATTTCTATTACTCCCAACATCTTACCAGCCATTGCAAGTCCACCCATCATGAGCATGCCGCCATATTTATCCTTCTTTTTACGACCTGAAACGAGAAAGGGTGCATCGGGTTCGCGATTAGACTTGATTGAACTCGCGTATTCTTGTCATCGTGATATTAGCGGAAGAAGAGAATCTTGCATCACCTTCGATTATGTTTCCAGGAATAGTGAACTGAATGCTCCTCGAGGAAAGGTACTCGTAAAATTTCTTCTCGAGCTGGTTGTCCAGCGTGTCGTTCTCCAAGCTTCGCGAGTCATCCGATATCTCAACGAACTTTGGATCCTTCTTTATCGAGATCAAATCATTCAGGGTGTAAACTGAGTCTTCCTTCACCGCAGAATCGAGAATATTAAGTGCCTTCCGTTTGAGACAGTCAAAAGTATTCTTCTCTTTGGCACATTTGCCAAACAGCTGAGTGTATTCGTTCTGAGCAGCAAAAGAGTGACTGGCAAAACTCGCAAGCATGACAATCAGTGTAAAAATAATGGCGTGTTTCTGCATCTTTGCCAAGGGATCTTTTTTTGCCGAAGTAAATTGACACGAAAATATCTAAGTTGCAAAACCGAATCACATGTAAGACCGAATCCTCAGTTTTGTTAGTTCGGACTGAATACAGACTGCGAAGACACTGTAATAATTCACTCGAGTAAATCACTGTGATGAGATTTTTGTCCGTGGTGTTGATGTTGATGACGGTTCTGCAACGTGACTGACATGCTGGGTCTGTCGAAAGAATCTTATATACCCATTCGTTGTATTACATGCTCACACCTGATACACATGTTTTTAACGCTCTAGCAAAAATCTTCTGAACCAAAACATAGCAGTACAGTCCTTCGGGAAAATATTCTCGTGACCCGGTTGCCAAACGAGCCTTAAAAAGCCGTTCCACGGAAGGTGTGGAAGTTAAGTAAAATGAAAGGGTGACCCATTCGCGGAAACTCGTACGGCGATTAAgtacatcgaaatttttcaaggagACTGTAACGGAAGCACTCATGGAATTGTTACATTTTCGCGCCAACAACTGCGGAAGGACAACTCCTTTCAGAATACAGTTAACTAGCCGACGTGTACATGTGACCTCGTCCGAAAAATAGTAGGTGAAAGACGTTTATGCTGTAAAGCACATAAAGCACGCTGCAATGAATTGCGAAAGGAACTCAGCAGAAAATTCGGGTAGACTGTTAACTATTCTTGTAATAGcggttatttttctcattttacaataaaatgtaGCTCAAGTGACTGTTTGATCTAAATTTACCAATATTAACAATTTCACACTACATCTGATAATTGCCAACATTACAAGTAGAACGCTACAATATCATTGTTTGCTAgagacagtttaaaaaaaaattagaatacaGTCTGTGAGAACTACACGACATGCAGTCGGTACATGAATACACATGCTAGTGAGAAACAAGCAATGACATAAATGAAGTAACTACATCCACTACATGTTAAGTAAATTATTGTTCATTAAGTGGAAAGGctattttattgtttcaactacattgctcaaaaaaattaacgagtcTCCCATTGTTACTTGAAAAAACGTCTAATTACAAAGCTGCTTAGCAAATTAAAAATGCACCTAATACatgtaatatttgaaatcagcTGTGAGGTGCTTTTTCAGGTCTGGTCTACATTGTTGAaagtatattttatgaatCTTAGTTTCAACGACATATTATGTCGAATTTGTGAAATACTTTGAAGTACTGCACAGGGAAGAATAATTCTTTTCCTTCGTTGCTGAGATAGTGAATTTGGAGTGTCAAATATTTTGTCGGAGcattttgatttgtttttttttttcgttcttcaaGGATCAAAAGTGTTCTACCAACTTTGATTAAAGTAAAAAGGCGAAGAAAAATCTTAGATGGGTTTTGTAAATAAGTCTTGAaccgcaaatttttttgactcgGACAACAAATGAGCGTAACTTTagcaaaaaatgataatttagaATAAATCTGCAGAAAGCATATTTGTGGCTGATATTTCTGGACCTGAAAccctttttcaaataatatttcacatgCTTCATGAGCGAAAAAAGGCAGCCTTGAAATGATACAATCTTTCGAGCAAGAATAGGGGATCTACTAATTTCTGTGAGCCATGTGTGAAATACTTTCAAGCGATAAAcactaaataaaaatagtgaTAGAAAAAACTGCATTGATTGAAAATCGTCGATGTctcattcgaaaatttttattaattgatcagttaaatagttttttacaaaataataaaatgagatGCTTTATAGAATTACTTTTATTAGCTACTATTGGTCTCTGCCCCATGCAAAGTTTCTACTCTCATCCAAATTTTGGGATGCTCTGTCCCTCTTATAAACATTCAGTGTCTCTCTGATTACGTGCTGAAACGGATTGTATTCGGGGATCGTGGTATACTCCTTGTAATTGTAATTTGGTACGTGGTTGTAATAATCCGATCCAAAACCGTATCCCCCGCCGTGTTGGGGCCCTTGTTGTCCGCTGCCATACAGGGAATTCCATCCGAAAATACCACTcaagaaaattgcaatttttgcaaGTATAAAAACTTTCTTGGAGACGAGTAGAAGGACCCCAAACAAAAGTGGTATCAAGGACACCAGGTTGAACTTGAATCCCAGAAGAAACGGCAATATGAGATTCCTCACTATCGCTTGACCTGAAAAACAATATCGGTTtgagttgatgaaaaaataaagttctgTCCAATTGTACTCTAAAATGGAAAACGCGTATAAGAGGAATGGCATTtcaaaaaagtatatttatcAAGTTCGGACGTGTAATTCATCCacagtaggaaaaaaaatatttcatttactaTAAGTcactaaaattttatttttattgcccGTATAGTGTTGCAGTAAGCTCCAAGATTTTATGTAACAGTCACGTGATATTTTTAGGATAGCTTTTGAAAACGTCACTTTCATTatgtcagattttttcaccattaaaTCTAGAACAGATATAATAAACGGAATCCCGTGCGAAGAATCGTGTGATCACGAAGGTATCAATAAAGACAAACGATCTTATTCGGTATctgacaattttcaattcatcatttttctaaaaaatcttCTTTTGTTTAGCTGCAGACTTCATAAAATAACTTGTATC from Diprion similis isolate iyDipSimi1 chromosome 2, iyDipSimi1.1, whole genome shotgun sequence includes the following:
- the LOC124416499 gene encoding uncharacterized protein LOC124416499, coding for MQKHAIIFTLIVMLASFASHSFAAQNEYTQLFGKCAKEKNTFDCLKRKALNILDSAVKEDSVYTLNDLISIKKDPKFVEISDDSRSLENDTLDNQLEKKFYEYLSSRSIQFTIPGNIIEGRKKKDKYGGMLMMGGLAMAGMMAQLAMGKIAFLAGTALLTAKIALVISAIIGLKKLASGGGGGHEVIYATATEHHGGGGGGSGSYGGGWQRSFGGPNLTGNSAAYPVYTGAVNDGHDLAYNGQRSQS